The genomic DNA TTGGTGTAGGGGGCGCCGATCTTCTTCTGCAGGGGGATCAGGATACCACTCGCCACGCCGTACGAGCAGAAGGCCTTGTACCAGCCGTCGAAGGCGATCTTACCGGCCTCCTGGGGATCGATCTTCTCGTACGGCCAGGGCAGGGCCGGAGCAGCCTCAGCAGCCTCGGCCCTGGAGAACAGGCCCGCGCCAACGCTGCCAAGAGAGGCCACGGCCGCAGCGCCCATTGCGCACTTCCCAGTCCCGATAAGCAGGTCTCTTCTCGATACGTCCATCGTTCACTCTCCTTAACGTCCTGTTGCAGATTGATGAAAGCAGGGACCTCAGAAGTCCCGTGCGGGGGAGGTGGCAGCTCGGGCGGCGCCGTGCCTTCGACACCTGAGCCCCACCCCGGGGATGCCGGCCGGGGTGGGGCTCAGGCCTGAATGGCACTGGATCCTGTTCGGGGAGGACAGTTCAAGCCAGGACCATTCGTCGCTCGGTGGCGGTCCGGCCGCGGTTGCGGCTCGGCGCCTCATTTCAGAAATTCGTTTCAATTGAAACGATGGCATTAGTAACACGACCAGTTCCCTGGGTCAACTAGAAAATACGGGCGGAAGGAAAAACGTCGGGATTAGGCAGGGGAGAGCTGTGCCGGCACCCCGGCGAGGTCAGCCTTGGGGCGCGGTGGTGGAGTCCGGCAGGGCGGCAGGATCGGGGGAGGGGGGGGTGGCGGGCTCGGGCGAGGCGAGCACCAGGTTGGTGAGGCCCCGGCGCTGGCGGACCAGAAGGCCGCGCTCCTCCAAGCGATGGAGGAGCCGAGTGACCTTGACCTTGTGCAGGCCGGACTCGGCCACGAGCTCCCCTTGCAGGATGGCCCCGCCGTGGGCGGTGACCATGGCGAGCAGGCGCTCCTCGTCCAGAGTCGGCTGGTCCGAAGCCTTGGCTGCTGGCCGGGCGGCAGGGGCTGCACCGGCATCCGCGGCGGGCGGGTGGGAGGGCAAGAAGCCGTCCGCTGTCTCGGCCACGGGCCGCGGCTCCCCGGCAGCAGGCCCCTGGCCGGACCGAATCTCGCTGCGGACCAGATAGCCGGCCAAAAGGAGCATGCCGGCTATGAGCGCATAGCCGAAGATGATCTCCGGCGGCAGATTCGCCAGCATGTGCGAGCAGACACAGGGCTCCCCCTGGGCCTCGCACAGGCAGCCGGAGGCCCCGGTGGAGCTGATGTGCAGCCGGCTGCCGATCACCGTCAAGACCAGAGCCATGGCCAGGGCCATGATCAGAAGGCCCAGGCCGGCAACCATGTTCTTGTGGAGCCGTGGCAGGGTCATCCCTTGTTTCCTGAAACCAGTTTCCTCTGGTTGTGCGGGCTGCGGACCTGTGCCGCCGGTCAGAGCACTCGCTTGTGGAAGCGGTAGCCTTGGAAGCTCAGGACCACGCCGCTGGGGGTGATGGCCTCCAGAAGCAGGCCTTCTCGCACCTGGTCGCCCGGGCGCAGCACCCGGCCGTTGATGCTGACCAGCCGGCTGGCCGCGTCCCGGGAATACCGGTGCAGGGCAATGGCGATGTCCGGCAACTCGTGGCGGACCGACAGGGGGAGCTGCCGGATGTCCATGGGCTCGACCTCCGCCCCGGCAGCCGCCGGCCCCCCCCCGTCGTGGGCGGCGCCGGCGGCGGCGGGCGGCGTTCTGGCCGCGCTTGCAGGGGCCGGTGGGGCGATCGGCGCCTCGAGCGCGCCGGCCCCGGCACCATCCCCGGCAGCGGCCCAGAGGCCTTCCTCCTCCTCCTCCTCCTCCATCGCGTCCGCGGGCTCTGGCATGAAGGTGTCGTCGGCGATCCCGGTATCCGCTTCCTGGGCGGCAAGGACCTCCTCGTCAGGGAAGGATTGGATTGTCGGGCCAGGGGCCGTGGCGTCGACCACCGCTGGCGGCTCCGCGGCCGGGGCAGCCCCTCCCTCCGGACCGGCAGGCCCCACAGGATGGAAGATCGGCTCGGCTGCAGCCAGCGGGGCAGCGACGACCGGTTCAGAAATGAAGGCCAAGGGCGCAGCGGGCTCAACCGGCGGGGTGGCCAGCGACTTGTCGGGCACCGTCCGTCCGGCTGCCGGCGCCGGCGTGTACAGTGGCGAAGTCGCCGCCAACCGGGGCGGTTCCATCGCGACCGGCGGTCCCGTGCTGACGCCCTCGGCCGCCGGCTCGACGATTGCCCACGGCCGGAGCCACCAGACGACCAGGACGTTGCCCCCAAAGAGCAGAACAAGGCCTGCGGCGACCAGCACCCATCGGGAGCGCTGCGGGGCCGGCGTCGACAGGGATCCCTGGACCGTGCGCAGGTCGGGCACCTGTCCGCGCCGTCTCTCCTGGTCCGACTTCTTGAGGGCCTCCAGAATGTACGACATGGCCGCTACTCCCGTCGTGGCCGCAGAAAGGGGCCCTGGCCACTCAACGCGCCTTCCAGGCGGATGATGGTCTGGACGCCCGCGATGCCGTCCGCCACCAGGCCCTGCTGCTCCTGGAAGCGCCGCACCTGGGCGGCCAGCTCCTCATCGTAGGTCTGGATCTGGCCAGACCGGGGCGGGCGCTGAAACAACTGGGCCAGTCGCCTGTCCAGCCAGGCCACATCGGTTCCCTGATGCCCTGGCCGTATGGAATCCTGATAGTCGGGCGGCGGCTGCCAGAGCACGGTGTAGGAGCCGGACCAGCGCCGCAGCAGGTCCTGGCTGGGCAGCGCTTGCCACGCGCCGCCAAAGGACACCCTGGCCTCTTCGCCATCCAGGACCGCCAGGGTGGTGAACAACGGCGCGCCATCGTCGCCAATCAGCCAGAGCACCGCCGGTCGATCCAACTGGGCAAGGTCAGACAACCGTCCCTGGCGTACCAGGCAGGCCAGGCCCAAGGCCTCGGCCTGCCGGCAGGGGGCGGGACCCTTCGGATCATAGTCCAGACCCCAGAGGCTGAACAGGGCCGCGAAGGCCTGGTCGAGACCCAGGGCCGCGGTCTCGTCCCCGGTCCACGCCAGATCCGTGGACTCAGCGGGCGGAACCTCGGCGGCGCCGGCTGCAGACTGCCCGGTCCCTGGGGCTTCCTCAGGGGAGGCCACGGCCGGGGGGGAGGTCAAGGTGGTGGCGACCGCCGCCAGATCAGGGGCTGGATCCACCAAGCGTGCGGCCAAGTCAGGCACCGCCTGCAGGCGCCAGCCGGCAACCGCCAAGGCGAGAACGGCCGCCGCCGTCCCGGCCGCCAGAAATGCGGGGCGGGCTCGGCGAGGCCGGGCCGGCCTGCCCAGCACCTCCCGGGCCGCCTGCTGCAGGATCCGCCCCTCCACCACCGGCTTGCCCTGGGCATAGGCGCCCAGAAGGGCCCGGTCACACAGGGCGTTGATGACCCGCGGCGTGCCGCCGCTCAAAATATGGAGGCCGGCAAGCACCCTGGCGGGAAAGAGCTGTTGCTGGGTGCCGGCCACCGCCAGTCGATGGCGGACATAGGCCGCCGTCTCTTCCCGGCTCAAGGGCCCCAGGTGGTAACGGGCGGTGATCCGCTGGGCCAGCTGGCGCAGGCCGGGCTGGCTCAGGATCTCCAGGAGCTCCGGCTGACCCAGCATGATGATCTGGAGCAGCTTATGGGTCGGGGTCTCCAGGTTGGTGAGCAGCCGGACCTGCTCCAGGACCTCGGGCGTCAGGTTCTGGGCCTCGTCGATGACCAGCGCCACCGTGCGCTGCTGGGCATGAGCCGCCAAGAGAAAGCTGTTGAGGGCATCCACCAGCACCTTGACACTGGTGGTCTCCCTGGGATAGGAGATCCGCAGCTCGTCGCAGATGCTGGCCAGAAGCTCGTGGGCGCTGACCCGGGGGTTGAGGATCAGGGCCACCTCGGTGCCCGGCGGCAGCTGTTCCAGCAGGCAGCGGCAGACGGTGGTCTTGCCGGTGCCCACCTCGCCGGTGAGCAGGACGAAGCCGCCCTGATTCTCCACCCCGTAGAGCAGATGGGCGAAGGCCTCCCGGTGCCGCTCGCTCATGTACAAGAAGCGGGGGTCTGGGGTGATGGAGAAGGGCGGTTCCTTCAGGTGGAAGAATTCTGCATACATGGGGGGTGGGCGGCTTTGCACAACCGGCTCAGCCGGCTTTATAATACCCGGATGCCACCGGCTTTCAACAGCGAGGCCGCTTCTCCCTCGGCACACGAGGGGGGCGTGCCCAGGGGGAGGACCCGATTCGTGACCGATGCCATCAGCCAGGCGGAGCTTGTCAGGGTGATCGCCGATGTTCTCGAGATGGGCCACGTGGAGAACGTGGTCGCCATGTTCAAGGAGGATCCGGCCCTGCACCTCCTGGTCGGGGATCTCATCCGGGATCAGCGCTACATGGTGCG from Thermodesulfobacteriota bacterium includes the following:
- a CDS encoding general secretion pathway protein GspB, with product MSYILEALKKSDQERRRGQVPDLRTVQGSLSTPAPQRSRWVLVAAGLVLLFGGNVLVVWWLRPWAIVEPAAEGVSTGPPVAMEPPRLAATSPLYTPAPAAGRTVPDKSLATPPVEPAAPLAFISEPVVAAPLAAAEPIFHPVGPAGPEGGAAPAAEPPAVVDATAPGPTIQSFPDEEVLAAQEADTGIADDTFMPEPADAMEEEEEEEGLWAAAGDGAGAGALEAPIAPPAPASAARTPPAAAGAAHDGGGPAAAGAEVEPMDIRQLPLSVRHELPDIAIALHRYSRDAASRLVSINGRVLRPGDQVREGLLLEAITPSGVVLSFQGYRFHKRVL
- a CDS encoding MarR family transcriptional regulator, whose product is MTLPRLHKNMVAGLGLLIMALAMALVLTVIGSRLHISSTGASGCLCEAQGEPCVCSHMLANLPPEIIFGYALIAGMLLLAGYLVRSEIRSGQGPAAGEPRPVAETADGFLPSHPPAADAGAAPAARPAAKASDQPTLDEERLLAMVTAHGGAILQGELVAESGLHKVKVTRLLHRLEERGLLVRQRRGLTNLVLASPEPATPPSPDPAALPDSTTAPQG
- a CDS encoding AAA family ATPase, with product MYAEFFHLKEPPFSITPDPRFLYMSERHREAFAHLLYGVENQGGFVLLTGEVGTGKTTVCRCLLEQLPPGTEVALILNPRVSAHELLASICDELRISYPRETTSVKVLVDALNSFLLAAHAQQRTVALVIDEAQNLTPEVLEQVRLLTNLETPTHKLLQIIMLGQPELLEILSQPGLRQLAQRITARYHLGPLSREETAAYVRHRLAVAGTQQQLFPARVLAGLHILSGGTPRVINALCDRALLGAYAQGKPVVEGRILQQAAREVLGRPARPRRARPAFLAAGTAAAVLALAVAGWRLQAVPDLAARLVDPAPDLAAVATTLTSPPAVASPEEAPGTGQSAAGAAEVPPAESTDLAWTGDETAALGLDQAFAALFSLWGLDYDPKGPAPCRQAEALGLACLVRQGRLSDLAQLDRPAVLWLIGDDGAPLFTTLAVLDGEEARVSFGGAWQALPSQDLLRRWSGSYTVLWQPPPDYQDSIRPGHQGTDVAWLDRRLAQLFQRPPRSGQIQTYDEELAAQVRRFQEQQGLVADGIAGVQTIIRLEGALSGQGPFLRPRRE